In a genomic window of Sarcophilus harrisii chromosome 4, mSarHar1.11, whole genome shotgun sequence:
- the TEFM gene encoding transcription elongation factor, mitochondrial, with translation MSFPGVLRLFPGGKWKYFQVAMCPSLYQPLFSCCQRKSIAPMKKTDFVSASSDDSLKDTGEKLEDLYSSEQKSAILHVLNTASVNELAAFTFLRGRKSVNIVKHREKYGPFQDLKSLMEVPLFQFKITVKVCNSILLPESKREKKEKIVPENRSLGKVVKPVIERKKLQEADSIVSIVFGKEKIAWTHLDNRLTVLGWQQRNKFKLMKETNRPSMYLETISSVVSEIPEADFYVLEKRTFSLQQTALFPVALHFHIVEAMLYSLLNKTFAHDGHHRVLSMSRNVVGKHFDLMLGSMRTSGMAVVQQFLLDSTLKAESRVFFPSESVVRYRNLMETNGGERKEELWDSLLQAVAFYELLVFNPH, from the exons ATGAGTTTCCCGGGCGTCCTGCGTCTGTTCCCGGGAG gaAAGTGGAAATATTTTCAGGTTGCAATGTGTCCATCTTTGTACCAGCCTTTGTTCTCCTGCTGTCAGAGAAAATCCATAGCACCAATGAAGAAAACAGACTTTGTTTCAGCTTCCTCAGATGACAGCTTAAAGGACActggggaaaagttggaagaccTCTACTCTTCTGAACAGAAATCAGCTATTTTGCACGTGCTCAACACCGCATCTGTGAATGAACTTGCCGCTTTTACATTTCTTCGAGGAAGGAAGTCTGTCAACATTGTAAAACATAGGGAAAAGTATGGACCTTTTCAAGACTTGAAAAGCTTAATGGAAGTGCCTTTGTTTCAGTTTAAAATTACAGTAAAAGTGTGTAACTCAATTCTACTGCCAGAAtcgaaaagggaaaaaaaagagaaaatagtaccAGAAAATCGGTCTTTAGGAAAGGTTGTTAAACCagtaatagaaagaaagaagcttCAG gaagCTGATAGTATTGTATCTattgtttttggcaaagaaaaaattGCCTGGACTCATCTTGATAACAGACTAACAGTTCTTGGCTggcaacaaagaaataaatttaagttgATGAAAGAAACAAATAGACCATCTATGTATCTGGAAACG ATTTCTTCAGTAGTTTCAGAAATTCCTGAAGCAGATTTCtatgttttggaaaaaagaacattttctctTCAGCAGACAGCTCTGTTTCCAGTTGCATTACACTTCCACATCGTGGAGGCCATGCTGTATTCCTTATTAAATAAAACGTTTGCTCATGATGGCCACCATCGGGTGTTGAGCATGAGCCGGAATGTGGTGGGGAAACACTTTGATTTGATGCTTGGGTCTATGCGGACTAGCGGCATGGCTGTGGTGCAGCAGTTTCTCTTAGACTCTACGTTGAAAGCAGAGTCCCGTGTGTTCTTTCCCTCTGAGAGTGTGGTGCGCTATAGAAACCTGATGGAGACcaatggaggagaaaggaaggaagagttgTGGGATTCCCTGCTTCAGGCAGTGGCTTTTTATGAACTCTTGGTGTTCAACCCTCATTAA